A part of Bacteroidia bacterium genomic DNA contains:
- a CDS encoding Maf family protein, translating into MHPLNVKILLASRSPRRKEILEKAGFRFRCVPAGIDETHPAEMPAKAIPEYLAKQKAEALTNQVQPGEVILAADTIVILDNEILEKPADAAEAMQMLRKLSGKMHTVITGVCLKTQQQTITFSDLSEVYFKHLEKEEIDWYVNQYKPFDKAGAYGVQEFIGMIGIEKMVGSYFNVMGLPVHKVYAALKKM; encoded by the coding sequence ATGCATCCGCTCAACGTAAAAATACTCCTCGCTTCCCGCTCTCCGCGCAGGAAGGAAATATTGGAAAAGGCCGGGTTCCGGTTTCGGTGTGTGCCTGCCGGGATTGATGAAACCCACCCCGCAGAAATGCCAGCGAAAGCAATTCCCGAATACCTGGCAAAGCAGAAGGCAGAAGCCCTCACAAACCAGGTGCAGCCAGGCGAGGTAATTTTGGCTGCCGATACCATCGTAATCCTGGATAACGAGATCCTGGAAAAACCGGCTGATGCAGCAGAGGCAATGCAGATGCTGCGAAAGCTTTCAGGAAAAATGCACACGGTCATTACAGGCGTTTGCCTCAAAACGCAGCAGCAAACGATAACATTCAGTGACCTTTCAGAAGTATATTTTAAGCATTTGGAAAAAGAAGAAATTGACTGGTATGTAAACCAATACAAACCGTTTGACAAAGCCGGAGCCTACGGTGTGCAGGAATTCATTGGCATGATCGGCATTGAAAAAATGGTGGGCTCCTATTTTAATGTGATGGGCCTGCCGGTGCATAAGGTGTACGCAGCATTGAAGAAAATGTAA
- a CDS encoding geranylgeranylglycerol-phosphate geranylgeranyltransferase: protein MMRFLKLIRFNNLLIMVLTQLSVYQCLNRSFCLNRPISTDFLLLLLTTLFLGAAGYVINDYFDVKIDAVNKPKALLVDRFIKRRWAIVLHVSLNLTAIAIGFYLSEYLGLSYIIVASVLWFYSVSLKRKLIIGNLAIALLMAATLLMVKIYDPSIRLIWVGFFAYFAFFTGWIREIIKDVEDMRGDAMHNCRTLPVVFGIYKSKLAVMVLNAIMGLSLIAATVYSFWQELPLLGWYFILAVLLPFVVFDYYVRKAHRLRHFSHLSTGLKLIILAGVLAMPVLCLS, encoded by the coding sequence ATGATGCGGTTTCTTAAGCTCATCCGCTTCAACAACCTGCTGATCATGGTTCTTACGCAACTCAGCGTTTACCAGTGCCTCAATCGTTCTTTTTGCCTTAACCGCCCCATCTCCACAGATTTCCTGCTTTTGCTGCTTACCACCCTTTTTCTTGGTGCTGCAGGATATGTCATAAATGATTATTTCGATGTAAAAATTGATGCAGTGAATAAACCCAAAGCGCTGCTCGTAGACCGGTTTATCAAAAGAAGATGGGCCATCGTGCTGCATGTATCGCTCAACCTGACCGCTATTGCCATCGGCTTTTATCTTTCCGAATATCTGGGCCTCAGCTATATTATCGTGGCGTCAGTCCTCTGGTTTTATTCGGTTTCGCTAAAACGAAAGCTGATTATTGGCAATTTGGCCATTGCCCTGCTGATGGCTGCCACGCTGCTGATGGTGAAAATATACGACCCGTCAATCCGGCTCATCTGGGTTGGTTTCTTCGCCTATTTCGCATTTTTCACAGGCTGGATCCGGGAAATAATAAAGGATGTGGAAGACATGCGCGGAGATGCCATGCACAACTGCCGCACATTGCCGGTGGTTTTTGGAATCTATAAATCCAAGCTTGCGGTAATGGTGTTGAATGCGATCATGGGACTCTCACTTATTGCCGCCACAGTGTACAGCTTCTGGCAGGAATTGCCGCTGCTTGGCTGGTACTTCATCCTGGCGGTGCTGCTGCCGTTTGTGGTCTTTGATTATTACGTACGGAAGGCCCATCGGCTCAGGCACTTCAGCCATCTCAGTACCGGGCTGAAACTCATCATTCTTGCCGGGGTGCTGGCCATGCCGGTACTTTGCCTCTCATAG
- a CDS encoding 3-deoxy-D-manno-octulosonate 8-phosphate phosphatase has product MDQSIFAKLGKIRGFIFDVDGVMTDGSLIILEEGTMLRQLNIKDGFALSQAVKQHFQVGVISGSVPVGVDIRLEKLGIEDIYFDQEHKILAFEKFLLDHSLASTEILYMGDDLLDLPPMERSGLAACPADAVQEVKDAADIVTQLTGGKGCVREIIELVLKYQNKWDVKLK; this is encoded by the coding sequence ATGGATCAATCAATATTTGCCAAACTTGGAAAAATACGCGGATTTATTTTCGATGTGGATGGAGTAATGACCGATGGATCGCTGATCATTCTGGAGGAAGGAACGATGCTTCGCCAACTCAACATCAAGGATGGGTTTGCCCTCTCCCAGGCCGTAAAGCAACATTTCCAGGTGGGTGTGATTTCCGGCAGCGTGCCGGTGGGAGTGGATATCAGGCTGGAAAAGCTCGGCATTGAGGATATTTATTTTGATCAGGAACATAAGATCCTGGCTTTCGAGAAGTTCCTCCTGGATCATTCTCTGGCATCTACTGAAATATTATATATGGGCGATGATCTTCTTGACCTGCCGCCAATGGAGCGTTCAGGACTCGCGGCTTGTCCGGCAGATGCCGTGCAGGAGGTAAAAGATGCGGCTGACATTGTAACGCAATTGACTGGTGGTAAAGGTTGCGTAAGAGAAATAATCGAGCTCGTGTTGAAGTATCAGAACAAATGGGACGTTAAGTTAAAATGA
- a CDS encoding Rossmann-like and DUF2520 domain-containing protein, which translates to MNSLHSITLVGAGNLATHLGRALVNSGYKISQVFSLSDYKARKLAYELNSEFITQLEQVDRTSDLIVLAVKDDKVTGVADFIGKVPGIVVHVSGSVPIEALAGAGDDKGVIYPLQTFSVDRQVDFGEVSVCLEASNEQTRIKLRNLANTISRRVFEVDSDTRRKLHMAAVFINNFPNHLYYIAEEMAKETGVPFDILKPLALETVAKAFDLSPKDAQTGPAKRGEETVMQRHLQLLDEHPMWQEIYRMISDSIVKLYHRED; encoded by the coding sequence ATGAATTCGTTGCATTCCATAACCCTTGTGGGTGCTGGAAATCTTGCAACGCACCTCGGACGAGCCCTTGTCAATTCAGGCTACAAGATCAGCCAGGTTTTCTCGCTTTCTGATTACAAAGCCCGGAAACTCGCCTATGAACTGAATTCGGAGTTTATTACCCAACTCGAACAGGTTGACCGCACCTCTGATCTCATTGTGCTGGCAGTAAAGGACGATAAGGTTACCGGGGTAGCTGATTTTATCGGGAAGGTTCCGGGAATTGTGGTGCATGTTTCCGGAAGCGTTCCGATTGAGGCATTAGCCGGAGCCGGGGATGACAAGGGTGTGATCTATCCGCTGCAAACTTTCTCGGTGGACCGGCAGGTGGATTTTGGAGAAGTCTCCGTATGCCTTGAAGCCTCAAATGAGCAGACCCGCATAAAGCTCCGAAACCTTGCTAATACTATCTCCAGGCGCGTATTTGAAGTAGATTCTGATACTAGGCGAAAGCTGCACATGGCGGCTGTTTTCATCAATAACTTTCCCAATCACCTTTATTATATTGCCGAAGAAATGGCAAAGGAAACCGGGGTGCCTTTTGATATATTAAAACCGCTGGCCCTGGAAACGGTGGCCAAGGCATTTGATCTCAGCCCAAAAGATGCCCAGACCGGCCCCGCCAAGAGAGGAGAAGAAACCGTAATGCAGCGCCATCTTCAATTGCTGGATGAGCACCCCATGTGGCAGGAAATATACCGTATGATCTCCGACTCCATTGTCAAGCTTTATCATCGCGAAGATTAA